A section of the Lagopus muta isolate bLagMut1 chromosome 17, bLagMut1 primary, whole genome shotgun sequence genome encodes:
- the P2RX6 gene encoding P2X purinoceptor 6, with the protein MATSGGGGAALCGELLDYKTEKFALTRNRRVGLLHRLLQLAVLGYVLGWVFVVRRGYQDTDAAPHVSVVTKLKGVSVSRAEDARRRLWDAADFSRPPQGENVLFLVTNFIVTDKQVQGTCPESPSVLDGICMEDVDCPIGNPVVHGNGIKTGKCVMFNSTHSTCEIFGWCPVENDTLPRKPLLAEAENFTLFIKNTVNFTKFNFSKGNTLQTNDPTYFKTCIYDPFFSPSCPVFRVRDMVEAAGETFGSLALLGGSISVRIEWDCDLDQPAAHCQPRYSFILLDRRYNFRTASYYWDLQRQHYRSLLKLYGIRFDISVHGQAGKFGIIPAAVSFSTGIAFFGTATMVCDLVLLYLDAKADLYWKEKFEEAKPPKGKKEAAAEAERAGQDLGDAQQCTLE; encoded by the exons ATGGCGACGTCGGGCGGCGGAGGCGCAGCGCTGTGCGGGGAGCTGCTGGATTACAAAACCGAGAAGTTCGCGTTGACGAGGAACCGGCGCGTGGGGCTGCTGCACCGCCTGCTGCAGCTCGCCGTGCTGGGCTACGTGCTGGG GTGGGTGTTCGTAGTGCGGAGGGGTTACCAGGACACCGATGCCGCTCCCCACGTCTCGGTCGTCACTAAGCTGAAGGGAGTGTCCGTCAGCCGGGCGGAGGACGCGAGGAGACGGCTCTGGGATGCGGCGGATTTCTCGAGGCCCCCGCAG ggagaaaatgtgctttttctgGTGACAAACTTCATTGTGACAGACAAGCAGGTTCAGGGCACTTGTCCCGAG AGCCCCTCTGTGCTGGATGGGATCTGCATGGAAGATGTGGACTGTCCTATAGGAAACCCAGTGGTTCATGGCAATG GGATTAAGACTGGGAAATGTGTGATGTTCAACAGCACCCATTCCACCTGTGAGATCTTTGGCTGGTGCCCCGTGGAGAATGACACCCTGCCCAG GAAACCTCTTCTGGCTGAGGCAGAGAATTTCActctttttataaaaaatactgtCAACTTCACCAAATTTAACTTCTCCAA GGGCAACACGCTGCAGACCAACGATCCCACCTATTTCAAGACCTGCATCTACGATCCCTTTTTCAGCCCTTCCTGCCCTGTGTTCCGTGTCCGTGACATGGTGGAAGCGGCTGGGGAGACCTTTGGGTCCCTCGCACTGCTg GGAGGAAGCATCAGCGTGCGCATTGAGTGGGACTGCGACCTGGACCAGCCTGCTGCCCACTGCCAGCCACGCTATTCCTTCATCCTGCTGGACAGGAGGTACAACTTCAG AACGGCCTCCTACTACTGGGACTTGCAGCGGCAGCACTACCGCAGCCTGCTGAAGCTCTATGGCATCCGCTTTGACATCTCTGTGCACGGCCAG GCTGGGAAGTTCGGTAtaattcctgctgctgtcagcttcaGCACCGGCATCGCGTTCTTTGGAACT GCCACCATGGTCTGTGACCTGGTTCTGCTCTACCTGGATGCGAAGGCTGACCTCTATTGGAAAGAGAAATTTGAGGAG GCAAAACCTCCCAAAGgtaagaaagaagcagcagctgaggcagaGAGGGCTGGCCAGGACCTGGGAGATGCTCAGCAATGCACACTGGAGTGA